The DNA region GTCCGCACCGCCAAGCAGTTCCTCACCTACGTCGCCTCGGGCCCCTTCCAGTACGCCGTCGCCGAGGCCCTCGCGCTGCCCGACGCGTACTACACCGGCGTCCGCGACGACCTCCGCGCCAAGCGCGACCTGCTCGCCGACGGCCTCACCGACGCCGGCTTCGAGGTCCACCGCCCCCAGGGCACGTACTTCATCACCACCGACATCGCCCCCCTCGGCGAGAAAGACGCCCTCGCCTTCTGCCGCGCCCTCCCCACCCGCTGCGGCGTGGTCGCCGTCCCCAACTCCGTCTTCTACGACCACCCCACCGCCGGCCGCACCCAGGTCCGCTTCGCCTTCTGCAAACGCGAGGAAGTCCTGCGCACCGCCGCCGACCGTTTGCGCGAGGCATTCACCGGCTGAGCCGGGGGGCGCCGTGGCCCAGCCGTGAGAACAGCGTCAGGCCGTGTTCAGTCCTCTGCGGCATGGCTTGTTCGGGCATCGCGCTCCGCGAGGCGAGAGAGGACCGCTTCCGCCAGCGCGCGAAACTCCCGGAAGCAGGTCTGGACGTACTTCTGTGTGCTGCCGAGCGCCCCATCGGCTGGCTTGAGGTCGAACATCGGCTTCCGAGCGTCGTGGGCCAGCGGCATGAGGCTTCGGTAGTTTCTCAGCGTCGCGATCTCGTAGGAACGATCAGTGGAAGATGCCGTCTCCTGACCCAGTACAGCCGTGCCGAAAACCCACGGGATACGCTCCAACCATCGGGCGTACGCCTTGACCGGGCGGTCGAGACGCATCTCGGGTTGCATGATCACATACCCGAGAGGCCGCATCAGCGCCTTGGGTGCTGAGATATTGCTGGGCACACGGGGCAAAATGGCCTGTTGCCAGTCCTGCCGCCAGTTCCGCAGCGTCGGGCCGAGATTACGCAGGCCCTTGAGAGAAAAGAGGTCCGCCGCTAGCGGCATGAGCACGGCGTCTGCAGCGAGAAGCGAAGCTCTGTTGATCGCACCCAGGTTGGGACCGATGTCGATCAAGACGATGTCTGCTTCCACCGCCTCGGCGGCATCCTGGACGATGCGATGGAAAGCAGTTGTCGTCCTGATTGCCGCAAT from Actinacidiphila sp. DG2A-62 includes:
- a CDS encoding ParA family protein, whose amino-acid sequence is MTSIALFNNKGGVGKTTLAYHLAHMFQRIGFRVLAVDLDPQSNLTAMCLDETELEELWEDSSELIEQGVKNPAFPATGRVGPGQTIADAVRPILEGTGDIKTVRPAALAPGLWLLPGSLELSRFEDKLSNEWFKTYAGDIAAIRTTTAFHRIVQDAAEAVEADIVLIDIGPNLGAINRASLLAADAVLMPLAADLFSLKGLRNLGPTLRNWRQDWQQAILPRVPSNISAPKALMRPLGYVIMQPEMRLDRPVKAYARWLERIPWVFGTAVLGQETASSTDRSYEIATLRNYRSLMPLAHDARKPMFDLKPADGALGSTQKYVQTCFREFRALAEAVLSRLAERDARTSHAAED